DNA sequence from the Fibrobacter sp. UWB11 genome:
AAACAACAAGGCCCTCTCGACAAAAGCGTTTAAAGTTCGATAAGCCTTTTACATATTTCGTATAGAAGCCGACTCGCCAGTCGGCTTTTTTTCATTTTTTCTTGTCACATTCCCTATTCAGAAGCTATTTTAAAGTCATGAATTTTCTTGAATTTTTACAGCCGATGCCGGTCGTGGGCATTCTCCGCGACATTCCTCAAGGCGCCGAAGAAGCGTGCGTGAACGCGTCTGCCAAATGCGGACTCAAGGCAATTGAAGTAACGATGAACACCGCTGCCGCAACTGAAATTATCGCAAAGCTTAAATCCTACGCCAAGCCTCTTGGCATTAAGGTGGGTGCAGGCACAGTACGTCACGGAAGCGATGTGGAAAAAGCAATTTCTGCAGGTGCCGAATTCATCGTCACACCGAACACGCGTCACGAAGTTATTCGACTTTCGAACACCGCAGGCATTCCGATTATCCCGGGCGCACTCACCCCGACCGAAGTACAGAAGGCTTACGATCTCGGTGCAACCGCTATCAAGATTTTCCCTGTGAATTGCGTTGGCGGTCCGGAATACATCAAGGCATTGCGCGGCCCGTTCCGCGACAT
Encoded proteins:
- a CDS encoding bifunctional 4-hydroxy-2-oxoglutarate aldolase/2-dehydro-3-deoxy-phosphogluconate aldolase is translated as MNFLEFLQPMPVVGILRDIPQGAEEACVNASAKCGLKAIEVTMNTAAATEIIAKLKSYAKPLGIKVGAGTVRHGSDVEKAISAGAEFIVTPNTRHEVIRLSNTAGIPIIPGALTPTEVQKAYDLGATAIKIFPVNCVGGPEYIKALRGPFRDIPLMACGGVNAENAASYLKASANLLSFGGSIFNAELMKAGNWATIEARMQKLLDAVKAAIA